In the genome of Shewanella denitrificans OS217, the window TGATGCTTTGATGCTTTGATGCTTTGATGCTTTGATGCTTTGATGCTTTGATGTACACAGATTCACATGAGTATTTTAGCTAATGCATTATGAGCCTGATTTAATTCCATCAGGGCGGCGCTACTGTACCAAGGCAATAAAAAAACCCAGCACTTATTAGGTGCTAGGTTTTGAGCGTTAACTTAGTCAAGATTATCTAAAGTTAACATATGATTAGTTCAGCAAGCTCAGAATTACAGTGCCATGGCAAGCTCGGCGCCCTGTCTTATGGCCCGCTTAGCATCAAGTTCTGCTGCTACATCCACGCCGCCAATCAAGTGCACAGGTAATCCCGTTGCCTTCATTTCCTCCAACAAGGTGCGGTTAGACTCTTGGCCTGCACACAAAACGACATTATCAACCGCCAGTATTTGTGGCTTGTCATCTATAGTAATGTGCAGTCCTTGTTCATCAAATTTCTCATAGCTGACCCCAGTCATAGTCTTCACTTGATGCTGTTTTAGCACGCTCCTGTGGATCCAGCCGGTAGTTTTCCCAAGGCCTTTACCTATTTTACTGGTTTTGCGCTGCAATAAGTAAACTTCACGACCTGGGTGATGCTCGGCTTCTTCAGTCAAACCGCCCGCATGCTCATAGCTTTTATCTATGCCCCACTGCTTAAGCCATTTGTCTGGTTGCAAGGTGCTCGACTCTTTCTCACACAAGAAGTGCGCCATATCAAAACCAATGCCGCCAGCGCCAATCAATGCAACCTTTTGTCCAATCTCAACCTGACCGCTTAAGACTTGCTGATAATCAACGACTTTAGGGCTATCAAAACCAGGCAAATTAATGGCTCTTGGCACTACACCAGAAGAAATCACCACTTCATCAAACTTTTCTGTAGCCAATACGCTAGCATCCAAACGAGTATTGAGCCTTAACTCTACTTTATGTAGGGCCAATTGATTGATAAAGTAGCGGATCGTTTCATTAAACTCTTCTTTACCTGGAATTTTCCTTGCCAAGTTAAACTGGCCGCCGACTTCAGATTTTGCTTCAAACAATACCACTTCGTGGCCGCGAGTGGCGGCATACACAGAGAAGGCCATGCCAGCAGGGCCTGCGCCCATAACAGCGATACGCTTCTTATTTTTGGTTGGCAGGAAGTTTATTTCTGTCTCGTAACAAGCCCTTGGATTAACCAAGCAAGTAGCGCGCTTGAGAGCAAAGGTGTGATCTAAACACGCCTGATTGCAACCGATACAGGTGTTTATCATCTCACTCTGATTTGCTGCCGCTTTATTAACAAAGTCTGGATCGGCCAAGAAAGGACGAGCCATAGAGACCATGTCCGCCTGCCCAGAGGCGATGATGGATTCACCAATTTCTGGGGTATTGATGCGGTTTGTGGCAATCAGTGGCAAGTTAACTTCGCTTTTAAGCTTTTCAGTCACCCAAGAAAAAGCGCCTCTTGGCACACTGGTAGAAATTGTGGGTACTCTGGCTTCATGCCAGCCAATACCGGTATTGATTATGCTAACACCTGACTCCTCGAGCCATTTAGCGAGCTGAACCACTTCATCCCAAGTAGAACCGTTATCAACAAGATCTAGCATAGACAGACGGAAAATGATGATAAAATCTTGGCCGACTTTCTCTCGAATGGCATTAACAATTTCGACAGGGAAACGGGCACGTTTAGCGAAATCACCGCCCCACTCATCATCACGTTTGTTGGTGCGCGAGCTAACAAATTGATTGATAAGGTAGCCTTCAGAGCCCATGACTTCGACACCGTCATAACCGGCTTTTTTCGCTAAAGCCGCACTGCTGGCGTAATCTTTGATTGTGCCTCGCACTTGGCGGGCAGACATGGCCGATGGCGTAAAAGGCGTGATAGGGGATTTAATCTTGCTCGGTGCTTGGCTAAAAGGGTGATAGCCATAGCGGCCGGCATGCAAAATCTGCATACAGATTTTTCCGCCGCCATCATGCACCGCATCAGTGACAATTTTGTGCTTTTTAACTTGCCAAGAAAAACTCAATTGGCTGGCATGGGGGGCTAAGCGGCCACGAAAATTAGGCGAGATCCCACCGGTAACAATTAGGCCAACACCGCCAAGGGCACGCTCTTTGTAAAATGCTGCCAGTTTCTCAAAGCCGCCCTTTTCTTCTTCTAAGCCCGTGTGCATGGAGCCCATCAACACGCGGTTTTTCAACTGAGTAAAGCCTAGATCTAAGGGTTCTAATAAATGTGGAAACGACATTCAAACATCCTTTTTAAACAAGTGATTTAAACTAGCATACCTTTTCAGTTTCCTAAGCTCAATCATTTCACCCTTGGCTTTGTTAAAAACCTTTACAATTGAATTTACTCTTTTTGACCATTTTCAGTTAGCATTAGCCTATTGTGATAATTTAGGAGTGGTAAATGACCGCTAAACCATCGTTTTTTAAAAGATTCTTTTTATTTTTGTGGAATACCATCAATGGCACTCGCAAACTTATTCTTAACCTTATTTTTTTCTCACTATTGGCCTTAATCGCCGTTGCCCTGCTAAGTGAAGAAGCTATCGTTATCGAGCCAGACAGTGCACTCGTGTTAAACCTCTCTGGTGCTATTGTCGATCAAAAGCATTTTGTTGAACCCTTAGAAGCGGCATTGAATAAGGGCGATGAAGATAACCCTAATACTGAAATCTTATTGGCTGACATTCTTTATGTTATTCACAATGCCACTCAGGATAAGCGCATCAAGACTATCGTGCTTGATCTTGCTAACCTGCACTCAGCTAGCGTTAGCAAAATGACTGCCATTGGTGATGCCCTAAATGAATTTAAAGCCACGGGTAAAACCGTTGTCGCACACGGTAACTACTTCAATCAGAATCAATATTTCCTCGCAAGCTATGCCAGTAAAATTTATTTGAACAACCAAGGCATGGTGTCATTAGATGGCCTGAGCCGTTATCGCTTATATTATAAATCCGCCTTAGAAAAACTTAAAATCAACACTCATGTATTCCGTGTGGGTACGTTTAAGTCGGCTGTGGAGCCTTTTATACGTGATGACATGTCTGAGGCAGATAAGGCGTCCAGCAATGCGCTATTAAGCGATATTTGGAGTAGCTACAGTCATATAGTCAGCCAAAATCGCGGCATAAGCCCAGATGCGCTTGTTCTAAGCCCTGAGCGTTATTTGTCTGAGCTTGATACTAACGAAGGCGATAGCGCTAAAATGGCACTGACAATGAAGTGGGTTGACGAGTTGGTCTCGGCCGAAGACTTCAGACTGGCGATGATAGCCTCTATTGGCGCCGCAAAAGATGCCCAGCACTTCCGCCAAGTGAAGTTTGCGGATTACTTAAGCCTTGTTAAACCCCTCACCCGTTTTATTGAAAAAGACGCCGTTGGCATCATAGTGGCCAAGGGCAACATTCTTAATGGCCATCAACAAGCCGGTGATATTGGCGGCGAAAGCACTTCAGAATTACTGCGTAAGGTAAGATTTGATGACAAGATTAAGGCCCTAGTACTTCGTGTTGACAGCCCTGGCGGCAGTGCTTTTGCATCGGAGCAAATTCGACAAGAAGTGCTGGCTATTCAGGCTGCGGGTAAGCCCGTGGTCGTGAGTATGGGCAGTATGGCAGCATCTGGGGGTTACTGGATTTCAGCCAGTGCCGATTATATTTATGCCACGCCAACGACACTAACAGGCTCCATCGGCATTTTCGGCATGTTTGCTACCTTTGAAGAAGCGCTAGCGCAAATTGGCATCAATAGCGATGGGGTTGCCACTTCTGATTGGGCTGGGCTTTCGGTTGCAAGACCACTGAATAGCAATGTAGAAGCGGTTATTCAACGTCATATAGAACGGGGTTATCATGAATTTATTTCTTTGGTGGCAACCGAACGTAACATGACCTTAGAGCAAGTCGACGCCATTGCCCAGGGCCGAGTATGGACCGGGAAAAAAGCCTTAGAACTTGGCTTAGTCGATGAAATCGGTGATATGGATATTGCGGTCGCAAAAGCAGCCGAACTTGCCAAGATGAGTACTTTCGATACTAAACTTATCGAGCAAGAACTCACCCCTGAGCAGCTATTTGTTCAGCAAGTGTTTAGCGTAACCGCCGCCTACTTGCCTCAAAGCTTGCAAAAAACCAGTGTAATGGAAACCCTGCTTGCCCAGTGGGCCGGAGTACTGGAAGAGTTCAAAGCATTTGATGACCCCAATGGTGTCTACCTATATTGCGATCTCTGTAATTACTAAACCTAGATATTGATTTATCATCAAAAATAGCCTGCATTGCAGGCTTTTTTATTGGGTTTATCTAGCCATTACTCGTATAATTTACATAATCTGCAATTTCTAGGTCTTTTTTCATGCCAACGGCTTCCAAAACCACTCGCTCCATTTATGTCGCTTACACTGGCGGTACCATAGGCATGCAAAAAACAGACAACGGCTTTGTCCCTGTGGCCGGTTTTCTCACCGATTGTGTCAAGGCCATGCCGGAGTTTTACCATGATGAAATGCCAAGCTTTGTTATCCATGAATATTGCCCGTTAATTGATTCATCCAATATGGCCCCCAAAGATTGGCAGCTCATTGCCAATGACATTAAAGCCAATTACCAAGATTATGATGCTTTTGTCATTCTACATGGCACAGATACCATGGCTTATACGGCGTCCGCCCTATCATTTATGCTCAAAGGCTTAACTAAGCCTGTGATAGTGACAGGTTCACAAATCCCTTTGGCTCAGCTACGTTCGGACGGCCAAACTAATCTATTAAATTCCTTATACATAGCGGCTAACTATCCCATAGCTGAGGTGTGTTTATTTTTTAATAACAAGCTATTTCGCGGCAATCGCTCCACCAAAGCCCATGCCGATGGTTTCGATGCCTTCGCCTCACCTAACTTCCCGTTACTGCTAGAGGCTGGAATTAAAATCAATGTCAAAGCGGGCAAGATAACGGCTGCGACGACACAAGACATAGAGGTCATCACCATAAAACCTCAGCCTATTGGGGTGGTGACTCTCTATCCTGGGATCTCCAACGAAATATTTAATAACATGCTACAGCAGCCAGTTAAGGCGCTAATTTTGCTTTCTTTTGGTGTCGGTAACGCCCCTCAAGACCCGCAGTTATTAGCCACACTAAAACAAGCGGATGAACGCGGCATAGTATTAGTTAATTTGACCCAGTGTTTTCAAGGAAAAGTGAATATGGGCGGCTATGCCACGGGGAACGCGTTAGCTAAAGCTGGGGTAATAAGTGGTAACGATATGACGGTTGAAGCCGCCTTAGCCAAATTACATTATTTACTTTCTATCAACCTCACTTCTGAAGAGGTTAAAACCGCCATGCTACAAAATTTAGTGGGCGAGCTGACACCCGACTAGCTCAAAAATAGCAAAAGCTAAAAATCGCCTAAATAAAAAAGCACTGAAATGTCAGTGCTTTTTTGTAGTTTATGCTAAAGAAGCTTATAAATCGGCTTCTTTGAATTCGGCAATAGCTTCGCCGCGGAACTGCTTTTTAAGCTCAGATTTGGATAATTCGTTTATCTGACCACCAGCGGCAATGGTAAAGTGCTCAGTTTGCGCTAATTTACGCGCCTGATATAACATCACTACCTGTAAGCTAGACTCTCGCTGAGCTTCGCTTAGCACAGTGCCATCGTCCCATTTGCCAAGCTCTGTAGCCGACAACAGCCTTAAATACACTTCTTCAGGCATTTCATCTATAACTTTATTGATATATTTCATACACTTCTTCGCTTATGTAATACGATACGCACGCGGGTGATTAAATAGCCCACAAAACCTAGCACGAAACTGCTAATGGCTAGCATAGCTGTCACGCCTTGGGCGGGCTCACCGCCCCAAAACCACACCACCACACCAGCAATAAACAGGGTTAGGAAAATAAAGCTGTGATTCATCAAGCGATTAGATTGCTCAATATGACTTATTTTAACTAAGGTTTCAGTCCGTTCACCTAACTCAGCCTGACAATGTGGGCAACTCTTGCTTTGGCTAGAAATGCGCTTCTGACAGGCTGGACAACTCATCAATGCCATAATTACTGACCTATTTTATCAATAACCGCTCTCATCGCGATAAGTGATGCTTCCCCAAAATACACACTGCGCTCAGGAGACCAACCTTGGAAAGGATCCGCAAGATTTGCATTGTCTTTAAAGGGCATTTCAAGGGTGTTTGATAAACACTTAAAGGTATTAGCGACCCAGTTACAAGCCACAGTTAAATTGGCTTTACCTGGCTCGTCTTTGTCGTAGCCAAATTCCGTTTGGAAATCTGCACTGGCAAGGCTTAACGCCGCAACAAAATCTTGCTGCAATGAAGCCAACTTATCGCTGTAATTAGGTATGCCTTCACACCCAGCTAAGAACACATAAGGCAGGCCTTCATCGCCGTGCACATCATAAAATAAATCAACACCTGTCTCGTGCATCTTATTCACTACGTAATACACTTCAGGGCTTCGCTCAAGACTGGGCGTTTGCCATTCACGGTTAAGATTGGCGCCAACCGCATTGGTGCGTAGATGACCACGAACGCTGCCGTCCGGGTTCATATTAGGCACTATGTAAAAATTGGCTTTGTCTAACAAGGCTTTCGATGTTGGACAATCGTTGTCTAGTAACTGGTTTAATAGGCCTTCTACCAGCCATTCCGCCATGGTTTCACCTGGATGCTGCCTTGCTGTGATCCAGATTGACTTCTTGCTCGGATCGTCATCACCCACTTTCACTAAGGTCATGTCACGGCCATCTAACGTTAAGCCTAAATGCTCAGTGCTCACTAAAGGATGAAGTTGCACTGCGCTGATAAGATCTAAATGACGCTCATAGCTGTAAGGGGTAAAGTAAGCGATTTGAATGGCTTCACAGTCCAGTTCAACACTGATGCTGAGTTTGCCATCTTTATATTCAGTAGGCAGACGAAACCAGGTTTGGCGGTCATAACTGGCCACAGCTTGGTAATCTTCCCAACCTTTTAGGTAAGATGCACCGCCTGCGTTGAGGATATTAAGGGTGTAGGTTTTTCCAATAGTGGCTTCGAAACGAAAGTTAAACCATTGATAAAACTCACCACCAGCATCTGGGCGAATAGCAAGTTGTATGTCATCTGGGTTAGCTAAACTAATGGTTTCAATATTACCACCATCAAAATTGGCGCTGATCCTCATAATGCTTCCTTAATTGTTAACTATGGCCTTCGCCTAGTTTCTAGGTATCTGTTGTCCATGAGACAAATGGGATCCTTTATTGTAGTTTTTTGTTATCCTGCATGCAAAGGCTTAATAAGCTCACTATGGCTCATTAATCACAGGGTTGAAGCTATAACCTTGCCCTCTGACAGTGTTTATCCACTCTCTGGGTAGGCTTAATTGAGTTAGTTTACGGCGGGTATTACTGACGTGCATGTCCAAATTTCGATCAAAACGCCCCAAAGGTTTGTTCAGTACCTTACGTTGCAACTCTTCTTTAGTGACAACCTCACCACCGCGTTCAAATAAATACTTAAACAGCCAAAATTCAGTTTGTGTTAACACCAGAGTTTGTTGCTGTGTATTAATCGTATAGTGAAGTTCGTCGAAGCTAATTGTGCTTGATATTGATTGCCTAGCCTTATCGACACGCTCTGCCCTTCGATGTATTGCATCTATGTTAAGCAATAACTCTTTGATGATAAATGGGCGTTTTAAATACATATCTGCCCCTAACTCTAATGCCTCTAAGCGTTCTTGGTCACTATTAGAGTATGCCAATGCGGCAACGGCACGCTGAGGATCTTGTAATTGACTACGCCAAAACTCATGACTATCGGCTTTGTTCTTATCTTGCAGCAAGTGTAGATCAAACAGCACTGCCACAAACTCGCATTGCGTCATTGCTGCTATGCCATCCTTTGCACTCTTGGCCCATATAACCTCGAAGCCTTGTTCAGACAGGCCAGCTATAAAAAACTGCGCCGTGTTCAATTCTTCAACAATGAGTAGTATTTTATCCATATTACAAACCACATAAACGATAACCATTTTCATTAAGATTACCATGTAGTTGATTGCTCAGCTAGGATTGACGGAAAATATTATAAAAAAAGCCTGATTTATCATCAGGCTTGATTGAAAATAACTCAAGAGTCTACGTCATAAGATTGAAGTGAATAACACGTAGACAAGGCCAACCTATTGCTGCTGCATTAATTGTTTTATGTATTTCACCGGGGCACTGCCATAACTTAAGAACTGTTCATGGAATTGCTTCAACTCAAACATTTCCCCTTGAGAGTGAGCCATGGCCTCACGTAAATCATAAATTTCCCTAAAACCTGCGTAGTAACTGGTGAGCTGCACTTGACTTAAGGTTGCTCGGCGCCACTTTCCTTCGGCTTCGGCTTGTTGCTGGAAGGCTTCTTGAGTCATAAAGTCTATGGCTTGTGCTTGTGTCATGCCCTTCACTTGAATGCTGTAATCCAAAATGGTGTTCGCAATGACTCTTAGATTCCACTTGTAGTACATCAACCACATTTCGGGCTCAAAATCGCCATAGCCCTGCTCTAACATCATACGTTCGGTATAGACGGCCCACCCCTCTACCATGGCGCCATTACCAAACAAACTCTTAATAAGACTTGGTGACTGGTTGGAATACACTAGCTGACTGTAGTGCCCAGGGATGGCTTCGTGAATATTCAGCACCTGTAAAATCCAGTGATTATATTCCCGCAGATAACTTTCAGCTGATTCATCACTCATGCCATCCAAGGGCGTGACATTGTAATAAGTATTAGCAGCTTGCTCGTAAGGCCCAGGCGCGCTTATGGACGCACCAGCAAAGCCGCGCATATACTCTGGCGTTTCACGCACCACTAATGGCTTATTGGGATCCAATGTGAGTAAGTTTTTGTCATTGACAAATTTAATCAGCTCAGGGATTTGTGCCCTGACTTCATCGACGAACTTATCCCGGCTCACGTGTTTTGCTGACAAGGTATCGATAAGTGCCTTAATGGCTAACTGACTATCAACAGGCTTAGGCGTCTTCATATGCTTAGCCCAGATTTTGTCTGTGATCTTAGCCATTTCAGCCTGCACGGTATTCTTGTCATCCAGCGCTTTATAATAAAGCTGCTTTGCCGTCATGCCTGACTGAATGTCAAAGGCAAACTTCTCTTCGTATAAGGTTTCGCCAATGCGAAAACTGCGAGCCGTTTCCGGCGTTAATCCCTTCTCAAGTTCAGTCAGCCAATCAATATGCTGTTTAATGGCGTTAACGCTGGCATCGAAACGGCTTTTGAATAGGGTTTTATCTTCATCACTTAAGCGTGATGCCATGGCTTTAGCCAGCAAATCATCAGAAAACACCGAAAACGCGCCTTGATTTTGCATGATGGCAAGTTGAGTGTGTTCTAGGGTGGGCTTATCGATATTCTCCCGCGCCGCTTGGTAATAGGCTGGCACATGTTCCATACGGGCAAGAACTGAGCTTAAGCGTTCATCTAATGGGGCAAATTCTTCATTAATCAGCTGAGCAAAACCGCCTGAGACATTGTAGCTCGACGGGTCCCACTGCCAAGACTTAAAGCGCTCCACTTCCCATTGCATGCTGCTGAGCAAATTGCTAACAAGTTCATAATCGATAAGCTCTTGGGCTGTCAGGGCGGCCTTATCAAACTGGGCGAGTTTATCTTGCTGGGCCTTTACAAAGGCGAGCGTGTTGTTGCGACCAGCTTCATTGGGGATTTCCAAGTAACCATCATTAATGTGCTTACCACTGTATAAGGCCCAGGTAGGCGATAAAGTCCATAATGCATCGATAAACTGCTCAGAAAAGTGAGCAAAGGTAGCAATTTCAGCCTGAGTCTGTGTGGTAGTCGCTGCATTGGGTGTCTCGGATGCAACCACCTCAGTTGCCTTGGGCGTTTTGGACTGAGTTTCACTGTCAGGGGCTTTATTGCAGGCACTTAAGCCGAAGATAGCCAGGCTTATGGCGAGTACAAGTGGCGCTTTTTTCATCTTGAGTCCTTGAATTATTAACTTTTTATCTGGATTGAAAGCTATGATTGCCCTATTCTCATCTTAACTTGCAGCGCTGGCAAGCCTTAGGTGTAACAAATTCAGCTGTATGTCATCAGTGTTTCATCGCTGTGTCATCACAGTGTTATCTCTATTGTTTTATTACTGTTGTTCTGTCACTTGAGTGCCCTAGCGTCTTATTTGCGGCTATTTTGTGCTAAAACGCCACTTTGGCCCGCCGAGAACACTCAGGAATACCATTATGCTCCATAAGGGAATATCACTTTTGCTTGCGCCGCTGTTGCTGTTGCAGGGCTTACAAGTGCGTCGTACAACACCAAGGCTTGCTGAACCTAAGGGTGAACGTATGGGCCAAACTGGAGACAATCCAAGCTTAAGTGTGCTTATTTTGGGGGATTCCGCCGCATTGGGTGTGGGCGTTGATAATCAACAAGACGCACTACTGGGTCAAGTGATTCATCATCTAAAACCTTTTGGTGAGCTGAGTTTCAGCCTATTTGCCAAAACAGGCGCCACCACAGCAAGTACTTTACAAACCCTAGAAAAAAACCTTCACGGCAAGCATCCCATTCTCAGTCAAGCGCATTTTGATATTATCATCACCTCACTTGGGGTTAACGATGTTACTTCATCCATAAGTTGCGATACTTGGCTTGATCAGCAAGAACAACTATTCAAACTATTAACCCAGCGTTATAGCCCAACCCACATTTTGGTCACGGCAGTCCCGCCGCTGGGATTATTTCCCGCACTGCCTAATCCATTGCGCTGGATCTTAGGCCAAAGAGCAACTCGCTTTAATCAAGCATTACAGCAATTACTGCTTATCCTAGGACAGCAAACAGGGAAGCCTGGGTTTGGCCAGCTTAACCACCCGACTCGCTTTAGCTTGATTAATTTGCCATTAGATAAGCCTTCATCAGAAACGAGCATGTTAGCCTTTATGAGGCAGGTGATGGCCGTTGATGGATTCCACCCTGGCCCGCAAATCTACACTGCATGGGCCAAACGCATTACAGAGGAGATTAAGCGGGATAACGGGTGAATGGGCTTGGTTTTTTTACCTTAACTTGCATTTGGTCCGGAATACGATTTGGAGAAGATTGGCGATAACGACACATGACGCGGATGAATTGGTTAGAGACTTAGCCATTCATTTTATCGATGAGTATCGAGAATGTTTTTTTCAAAGGAGCTGGGGGGATGAGTATCAATATGCCATGCTAGCATCTGAATTCTGTCCAAACGTAACTTTCTAGTTGAAAATATTGATGGTACATTTTACATATGACATTAATAGCAGGCTAAAAATCCTACTATTAATGTTTTCTTTTAACGGTTATATCAGCCACCAACATGGCGCGATAATATGACAGTTTAAACTTGTTGTAGATGGTGGCGAAATTCAAAAACTGACCTGTCACCGAATGCAATGCTAGGCTGCAATGTGATTACTCTTACGCCGTTGCGGGGCCTTCCGCTATAGGTAATTTAGCTGTATTGGTATTATCTACATTACCTTTCCAGCGGATCAAAATAACTAAGGTGATAATACTGATTAATACCGAAAACATACTTGCTTCTGGACCAAAATCACCACCTGTCATCCACTCTTCCATTCCATGAAAGACAGGCTTAAACCAACCGGTTTTATCAAATCCACTCACGCCAAAACCTAAAATATTACCTTGTGCCCAATTCCAGCCTAGGTGTAATCCAATGGGTAGAGCAAGACTACGTGTCTTTAGGTATGCTAAGCCAAGAACCAGTGACCCAATAAATAAATCAAGTGATGCAAACACTTGAGTCGTCCCCTGCATGCCTGGGTTTCCCCAATGACCTAGTACAAACAGGGAGGCGATCAATAATTGAGCCCCCCAAACACCGATGCCATCTATCAGTCGTTGAAATATGAA includes:
- a CDS encoding FAD-dependent oxidoreductase produces the protein MSFPHLLEPLDLGFTQLKNRVLMGSMHTGLEEEKGGFEKLAAFYKERALGGVGLIVTGGISPNFRGRLAPHASQLSFSWQVKKHKIVTDAVHDGGGKICMQILHAGRYGYHPFSQAPSKIKSPITPFTPSAMSARQVRGTIKDYASSAALAKKAGYDGVEVMGSEGYLINQFVSSRTNKRDDEWGGDFAKRARFPVEIVNAIREKVGQDFIIIFRLSMLDLVDNGSTWDEVVQLAKWLEESGVSIINTGIGWHEARVPTISTSVPRGAFSWVTEKLKSEVNLPLIATNRINTPEIGESIIASGQADMVSMARPFLADPDFVNKAAANQSEMINTCIGCNQACLDHTFALKRATCLVNPRACYETEINFLPTKNKKRIAVMGAGPAGMAFSVYAATRGHEVVLFEAKSEVGGQFNLARKIPGKEEFNETIRYFINQLALHKVELRLNTRLDASVLATEKFDEVVISSGVVPRAINLPGFDSPKVVDYQQVLSGQVEIGQKVALIGAGGIGFDMAHFLCEKESSTLQPDKWLKQWGIDKSYEHAGGLTEEAEHHPGREVYLLQRKTSKIGKGLGKTTGWIHRSVLKQHQVKTMTGVSYEKFDEQGLHITIDDKPQILAVDNVVLCAGQESNRTLLEEMKATGLPVHLIGGVDVAAELDAKRAIRQGAELAMAL
- the sppA gene encoding signal peptide peptidase SppA, encoding MTAKPSFFKRFFLFLWNTINGTRKLILNLIFFSLLALIAVALLSEEAIVIEPDSALVLNLSGAIVDQKHFVEPLEAALNKGDEDNPNTEILLADILYVIHNATQDKRIKTIVLDLANLHSASVSKMTAIGDALNEFKATGKTVVAHGNYFNQNQYFLASYASKIYLNNQGMVSLDGLSRYRLYYKSALEKLKINTHVFRVGTFKSAVEPFIRDDMSEADKASSNALLSDIWSSYSHIVSQNRGISPDALVLSPERYLSELDTNEGDSAKMALTMKWVDELVSAEDFRLAMIASIGAAKDAQHFRQVKFADYLSLVKPLTRFIEKDAVGIIVAKGNILNGHQQAGDIGGESTSELLRKVRFDDKIKALVLRVDSPGGSAFASEQIRQEVLAIQAAGKPVVVSMGSMAASGGYWISASADYIYATPTTLTGSIGIFGMFATFEEALAQIGINSDGVATSDWAGLSVARPLNSNVEAVIQRHIERGYHEFISLVATERNMTLEQVDAIAQGRVWTGKKALELGLVDEIGDMDIAVAKAAELAKMSTFDTKLIEQELTPEQLFVQQVFSVTAAYLPQSLQKTSVMETLLAQWAGVLEEFKAFDDPNGVYLYCDLCNY
- the ansA gene encoding asparaginase, translating into MPTASKTTRSIYVAYTGGTIGMQKTDNGFVPVAGFLTDCVKAMPEFYHDEMPSFVIHEYCPLIDSSNMAPKDWQLIANDIKANYQDYDAFVILHGTDTMAYTASALSFMLKGLTKPVIVTGSQIPLAQLRSDGQTNLLNSLYIAANYPIAEVCLFFNNKLFRGNRSTKAHADGFDAFASPNFPLLLEAGIKINVKAGKITAATTQDIEVITIKPQPIGVVTLYPGISNEIFNNMLQQPVKALILLSFGVGNAPQDPQLLATLKQADERGIVLVNLTQCFQGKVNMGGYATGNALAKAGVISGNDMTVEAALAKLHYLLSINLTSEEVKTAMLQNLVGELTPD
- a CDS encoding YeaC family protein — encoded protein: MKYINKVIDEMPEEVYLRLLSATELGKWDDGTVLSEAQRESSLQVVMLYQARKLAQTEHFTIAAGGQINELSKSELKKQFRGEAIAEFKEADL
- a CDS encoding M14 family metallopeptidase; this encodes MRISANFDGGNIETISLANPDDIQLAIRPDAGGEFYQWFNFRFEATIGKTYTLNILNAGGASYLKGWEDYQAVASYDRQTWFRLPTEYKDGKLSISVELDCEAIQIAYFTPYSYERHLDLISAVQLHPLVSTEHLGLTLDGRDMTLVKVGDDDPSKKSIWITARQHPGETMAEWLVEGLLNQLLDNDCPTSKALLDKANFYIVPNMNPDGSVRGHLRTNAVGANLNREWQTPSLERSPEVYYVVNKMHETGVDLFYDVHGDEGLPYVFLAGCEGIPNYSDKLASLQQDFVAALSLASADFQTEFGYDKDEPGKANLTVACNWVANTFKCLSNTLEMPFKDNANLADPFQGWSPERSVYFGEASLIAMRAVIDKIGQ
- a CDS encoding response regulator transcription factor — encoded protein: MKMVIVYVVCNMDKILLIVEELNTAQFFIAGLSEQGFEVIWAKSAKDGIAAMTQCEFVAVLFDLHLLQDKNKADSHEFWRSQLQDPQRAVAALAYSNSDQERLEALELGADMYLKRPFIIKELLLNIDAIHRRAERVDKARQSISSTISFDELHYTINTQQQTLVLTQTEFWLFKYLFERGGEVVTKEELQRKVLNKPLGRFDRNLDMHVSNTRRKLTQLSLPREWINTVRGQGYSFNPVINEP
- a CDS encoding DUF885 domain-containing protein, whose translation is MKKAPLVLAISLAIFGLSACNKAPDSETQSKTPKATEVVASETPNAATTTQTQAEIATFAHFSEQFIDALWTLSPTWALYSGKHINDGYLEIPNEAGRNNTLAFVKAQQDKLAQFDKAALTAQELIDYELVSNLLSSMQWEVERFKSWQWDPSSYNVSGGFAQLINEEFAPLDERLSSVLARMEHVPAYYQAARENIDKPTLEHTQLAIMQNQGAFSVFSDDLLAKAMASRLSDEDKTLFKSRFDASVNAIKQHIDWLTELEKGLTPETARSFRIGETLYEEKFAFDIQSGMTAKQLYYKALDDKNTVQAEMAKITDKIWAKHMKTPKPVDSQLAIKALIDTLSAKHVSRDKFVDEVRAQIPELIKFVNDKNLLTLDPNKPLVVRETPEYMRGFAGASISAPGPYEQAANTYYNVTPLDGMSDESAESYLREYNHWILQVLNIHEAIPGHYSQLVYSNQSPSLIKSLFGNGAMVEGWAVYTERMMLEQGYGDFEPEMWLMYYKWNLRVIANTILDYSIQVKGMTQAQAIDFMTQEAFQQQAEAEGKWRRATLSQVQLTSYYAGFREIYDLREAMAHSQGEMFELKQFHEQFLSYGSAPVKYIKQLMQQQ
- a CDS encoding SGNH/GDSL hydrolase family protein; translation: MLHKGISLLLAPLLLLQGLQVRRTTPRLAEPKGERMGQTGDNPSLSVLILGDSAALGVGVDNQQDALLGQVIHHLKPFGELSFSLFAKTGATTASTLQTLEKNLHGKHPILSQAHFDIIITSLGVNDVTSSISCDTWLDQQEQLFKLLTQRYSPTHILVTAVPPLGLFPALPNPLRWILGQRATRFNQALQQLLLILGQQTGKPGFGQLNHPTRFSLINLPLDKPSSETSMLAFMRQVMAVDGFHPGPQIYTAWAKRITEEIKRDNG
- a CDS encoding CPBP family intramembrane glutamic endopeptidase, with protein sequence MKNIFFNNNQVRNGWWILIFIALVAITRPIYKPIKQGLGQLGFTEQMLEPVSFLLLLLVTWICIKVRKESLSDVGMGVNKRWFKHFFVGTFAGLGMMFATVALIWFVGGVTFELDENRNWQVLSYGFYLFLVGSLVEEILHRGFIFQRLIDGIGVWGAQLLIASLFVLGHWGNPGMQGTTQVFASLDLFIGSLVLGLAYLKTRSLALPIGLHLGWNWAQGNILGFGVSGFDKTGWFKPVFHGMEEWMTGGDFGPEASMFSVLISIITLVILIRWKGNVDNTNTAKLPIAEGPATA